In Humulus lupulus chromosome 6, drHumLupu1.1, whole genome shotgun sequence, a single genomic region encodes these proteins:
- the LOC133785387 gene encoding secreted RxLR effector protein 161-like, protein MGTTAKLIRFEISKNVDATVYRIMIGSLLYITESHRDICFSVGVCARYQSAPTELHLIVMKIILKYLASTTDFGLWYSCDTNLSLVGFSDSDWAGNLDGRKNTSCGCFYAGNKLVSCHTKKKSSISVSSAEAEYIAAGSCYTQLLCMKQMLNDYGLCLDTLAI, encoded by the coding sequence ATGGGCACCACTGCCAAATTGATCAGGTTCGAGATAAGTAAAAATGTTGATGCAACAGTGTATAGAATTATGATAGGTAGTTTACTTTACATTACTGAAAGTCATCGTGATATTTGTTTCAGTGTTGGGGTTTGTGCTAGATATCAATCTGCCCCCACTGAATTGCATCTTATTGTTAtgaaaataattctcaaataCCTGGCTAGTACCACTGACTTTGGTCTTTGGTACTCTTGTGATACTAATCTTTCTTTGGTTGGTTTTAGTGACTCGGATTGGGCAGGTAACCTTGATGGTAGGAAAAACACTTCATGTGGTTGTTTTTATGCGGGGAACAAACTTGTTTCTTGCCACACTAAAAAGAAAAGCTCCATCTCTGTTTCATCTGCAGAAGCAGAGTACATTGCTGCGGGAAGTTGCTACACTCAACTTCTTTGCATGAAACAAATGTTGAATGATTATGGGCTCTGTCTTGACACGCTGGCCATTTAG